The proteins below come from a single Gordonia sp. X0973 genomic window:
- a CDS encoding amidase domain-containing protein, translating into MVTYRQLFDAKPALWEAAADDALAVAKQATRTADNIHFNGAKPLADNWPDQTGAQARSALVRCADRMVDTGILARGGAVALDTLEDAVRTAQDSLKAAVSFALSRGLTVGEDGSVTVPDDMPDDEIDQAKRAADQARELIRDAVEAATQADQSCVDALNACTVDPDSISTPDAQKRQAKAVEAALKSIRNLLPDGQSPENVARWWAGLTDEQRKMFERAVPVELHDLPGIPGDVKHRLEDTGRGYNPVETVRWAKQNAHNEKIDVFSVNCANFASNALHAGGLKYKLDAWRGTSDSRNWGRRYEDQIPQPGATHTRSWFNSDAQREFFLHNDGTEVPIGEARPGDVVYFNYSHPTGDDVSHHTAVVTAVLPDGQVLYTQHTPGAVDQSLQDRLPMISQGEGQQTPVIVRPKESW; encoded by the coding sequence ATGGTCACCTATAGACAGCTCTTCGATGCCAAACCCGCGCTGTGGGAAGCTGCCGCTGACGATGCCCTCGCAGTAGCCAAACAAGCGACTCGCACGGCCGACAATATTCACTTCAATGGCGCGAAGCCGCTCGCTGACAACTGGCCCGATCAAACGGGTGCACAAGCGAGGTCGGCGCTGGTCCGATGTGCGGACAGGATGGTTGATACCGGGATCCTCGCCCGTGGCGGCGCTGTGGCACTCGACACACTCGAAGACGCCGTGCGTACTGCCCAGGACTCCCTGAAAGCTGCTGTTTCCTTCGCGCTTTCGCGGGGGCTGACCGTGGGGGAGGACGGCAGTGTGACGGTTCCCGACGATATGCCTGATGATGAGATCGACCAGGCAAAGCGGGCTGCGGACCAAGCACGAGAACTGATCAGAGATGCCGTTGAGGCAGCAACTCAAGCCGATCAGTCTTGCGTGGACGCACTTAATGCCTGCACCGTCGATCCAGATTCGATTTCGACGCCTGATGCGCAGAAACGTCAGGCCAAAGCAGTTGAGGCCGCGCTCAAGTCGATTCGTAACCTGCTTCCGGATGGACAATCCCCCGAAAACGTTGCGCGATGGTGGGCAGGTCTGACCGACGAGCAGCGCAAGATGTTTGAACGTGCCGTCCCAGTCGAGCTGCACGATCTGCCAGGTATTCCGGGCGACGTAAAGCACAGGTTGGAGGACACCGGGCGGGGCTACAACCCGGTCGAAACGGTGCGATGGGCGAAGCAGAACGCACACAATGAGAAGATCGATGTCTTTTCTGTCAACTGTGCCAACTTCGCGTCCAACGCCCTCCACGCCGGAGGCCTCAAGTACAAGCTCGATGCGTGGCGGGGCACCTCGGACAGCCGCAACTGGGGCCGACGATACGAAGACCAGATTCCTCAGCCCGGCGCTACGCACACACGGTCGTGGTTCAACTCGGACGCCCAGCGCGAGTTCTTCCTCCATAACGACGGAACTGAAGTACCTATTGGTGAAGCCAGGCCAGGCGATGTCGTTTACTTCAACTACTCCCATCCGACCGGTGACGATGTCAGTCATCACACCGCTGTCGTGACGGCTGTGCTGCCCGACGGGCAAGTGCTCTACACGCAACACACTCCCGGCGCGGTTGACCAAAGTCTCCAGGACAGGCTTCCTATGATCTCCCAGGGTGAAGGACAGCAGACACCAGTTATCGTCCGCCCCAAGGAGTCGTGGTGA